The following proteins are co-located in the Neomonachus schauinslandi chromosome 8, ASM220157v2, whole genome shotgun sequence genome:
- the LTA gene encoding lymphotoxin-alpha, with the protein MTPPGRLYLLRVCSAPLLLLLGLLLALPPEAQGLPGVGSSPSAARTAYQHPQKHLAPGTLKPAAHLIGDPSTQKSLRWRANTDRAFLRHGFSLSNNSLLVPTSGLYFVYSQVVFSGEGCFPKATPTPLYLAHEVQLFSSQYPFHVPLLSAQKSVCPGPQGPWVRSVYQGAVFLLTQGDQLSTHTDGVSHLLLSPSSVFFGAFAL; encoded by the exons ATGACACCACCTGGACGGCTCTACCTCCTGAGGGTGTGCAgcgcccccctcctcctccttctggggctgctgctggcctTGCCGCCTGAGGCCCAG GGGCTTCCTGGTGTGGGCAGCTCACCCTCAGCTGCCCGGACTGCCTACCAGCACCCTCAGAAGCACTTGGCACCAGGCACCCTCAAACCTGCGGCTCATCTTATTG GAGACCCCAGCACCCAGAAGTCACTTCGCTGGAGAGCAAACACAGATCGTGCCTTCCTCCGCCATGGCTTCTCTTTGAGCAACAATTCCCTCCTGGTCCCCACCAGTGGCCTCTACTTTGTCTACTCCCAGGTGGTCTTCTCTGGGGAAGGCTGCTTCCCCaaggccacccccacccctctctacCTGGCCCATGAGGTCCAGCTCTTCTCCTCCCAGTACCCCTTCCACGTGCCTCTCCTCAGCGCTCAGAAGTCCGTGTGCCCAGGGCCACAGGGACCTTGGGTGCGCTCCGTGTACCAGGGAGCTGTGTTCCTGCTCACCCAGGGAGATCAGCTCTCCACTCACACAGATGGCGTCTCCCACCTACTCCTCAGCCCCAGTAGCGTCTTCTTTGGAGCCTTTGCTCTgtag
- the TNF gene encoding tumor necrosis factor, with translation MSTESMIRDVELAEEALPKKAGGPQGSRRFLCLSLFSFLLVAGATTLFCLLHFGVIGPQREELPDGLQLINPLAQTVKSSSRTPSDKPVAHVVANPEAEGQLQWLSRRANALLANGVELTDNQLIVPSDGLYLIYSQVLFKGQGCPSTHVLLTHTISRFAVSYQTKVNLLSAIKSPCQRETPEGTEAKPWYEPIYLGGVFQLEKDDRLSAEINLPDYLDFAESGQVYFGIIAL, from the exons ATGAGCACTGAAAGCATGATCCGGGACGTGGAGCTGGCCGAGGAGGCACTCCCTAAGAAGGCAGGGGGCCCCCAGGGCTCCAGAAGGTTCTTGTGCCTcagcctcttctccttcctcctcgtTGCAGGAGCCACCACGCTCTTCTGCCTGTTGCACTTCGGAGTGATCGGCCCCCAGAGGGAAGAG CTCCCAGATGGCCTCCAACTAATCAACCCTCTGGCCCAGACAGTCA aATCATCTTCTCGAACTCCAAGTGACAAGCCTGTAGCTCATGTTGTAG CAAACCCCGAAGCTGAGGGGCAACTCCAGTGGCTGAGCCGGCGTGCCAATGCCCTCCTGGCCAATGGTGTGGAGCTGACAGATAACCAGCTAATAGTGCCATCAGACGGGCTGTACCTCATCTACTCCCAGGTCCTCTTCAAGGGCCAAGGATGCCCTTCCACCCATGTGCTCCTCACCCACACCATCAGCCGCTTCGCCGTCTCCTACCAGACCAAGGTCAACCTCCTCTCTGCCATCAAGAGCCCTTGCCAAAGGGAGACCCCAGAGGGGACTGAGGCCAAGCCCTGGTACGAGCCCATCTACCTGGGAGGGGTCTTCCAACTGGAGAAGGATGATCGACTCAGCGCTGAGATCAACCTGCCTGACTATCTCGACTTTGCCGAGTCTGGGCAGGTCTACTTTGGAATCATTGCCCTGTGA